One segment of Zonotrichia albicollis isolate bZonAlb1 chromosome 4, bZonAlb1.hap1, whole genome shotgun sequence DNA contains the following:
- the RAB19 gene encoding ras-related protein Rab-19 isoform X1 produces MPGRVLSGGKDKGLPRAPQGSENAPGCRGGPAALPPGTAAQPSRGGGEATSSAGRGAERSGQRTAGQGRAGPGSGSGSATAAASRPGEPPGPAFRARPRVPSPAPRSVRGAQRGRRKSAGGGGPSGRSHGAAGAVVRPRPPPGPCPPPARGGSERPSPCAARPSPGRGREGKGGEGADYSSRRPRGRAALPVPAGQRRQVSAWHRLLPRACGSSSSPAWPQARPAAAMPFPSSGADDAFDYLFKIILIGDSNVGKTCVVHRFKTGQFNEKQQNTIGVDFTVRSMDIDGKKVKIQVWDTAGQERFRTITQSYYRSAHGAILAYDLTRRSTFESIPHWIHEIEKYGAANLVMMLIGNKSDSLDKRQVLFEDACTLAEKHGLLAVLETSAKEAQNIEEVFTLMAKELIARNTLQLHGENPPNSFSLDSRPVVASPSVEKSQCSC; encoded by the exons ATGCCCGGCCGGGTGCTGTCCGGGGGGAAGGACAAGGGGCTGCCCCGAGCACCGCAAGGCTCCGAGAACGCTCCGGGCTGCCGGGGAGGCCCGGCCGCTCTCCCGCCCGGCAccgcagcccagcccagccgagGAGGGGGCGAGGCCACGTCCTCGGCGGGGcggggagcggagcggagcgggcaGCGcacggcagggcagggcagggcagggcccggctccggctccggctccgccaccgccgccgccTCACGCCCCGGGGAGCCGCCCGGCCCCGCGTTCCGTGCCCGGCCCCGCGTTCCGAGCCCGGCCCCGCGTTCCGTGCGCGGCGCCCAGCGCGGCCGGAGGAAGtcggcgggcgggggcggccctTCCGGGCGGTCCCACGGAGCGGCGGGAGCTGTAGTccggccgcggccgccgccggggccCTGCCCGCCCCCTGCGCGGGGCGGGAGCgagcggcccagcccctgcgCGGCCCGGCCGAGCCCGGGgcggggaagggaaggaaagggaggggagggggcggaCTACAGCTCCCGCCGGCCCCGCGGCAGGGCGGCGCTACCTGTCCCGGCAGGGCAGCGCCGGCAGGTGAGCGCCTGGCACCGGCTCCTTCCTCGGGCCTgcggctcctcctcctcccccgccTGGCCGCAGGCCCGCCCGGCAGCCGCGATGCCGTTCCCCAGCTCCGGCGCGGACGATGCCTTCGACTACCTCTTCAAGATCATCCTGATCGGCGACTCCAACGTGGGGAAGACGTGCGTGGTGCACCGCTTCAAGACGGGGCAGTTCAACGAGAAGCAGCAGAACACCATCGGCGTCGACTTCACCGTGCGCTCCATGGACATCGACGGCAAGAAAGTAAAG ATCCAAGTGTGGGACACAGCCGGTCAAGAGCGCTTCCGGACAATAACCCAGTCTTATTACAGGAGTGCCCATGGGGCCATCCTTGCCTATGACCTTACTAGGAGGTCCACATTTGAATCCATTCCTCACTGGATTCATGAAATTGAAAAGTATGGTGCTGCAAACTTGGTCATGATGTTAATTG GGAACAAATCGGATTCTCTGGACAAGCGCCAAGTGCTGTTTGAAGATGCCTGCACCCTGGCAGAGAAGCACGGGCTCTTAGCTGTGCTGGAAACGTCAGCCAAAGAAGCTCAAAACATAGAAGAGGTGTTCACATTAATGGCTAAGGAGCTGATAGCCCGAAATACCTTACAGCTTCATGGGGAGAACCCTCCCAACAGCTTCAGTCTGGACTCCAGGCCAGTGGTTGCCAGTCCAAGTGTGGAGAAGAGCCAGTGCTCCTGCTGA
- the RAB19 gene encoding ras-related protein Rab-19 isoform X2, whose amino-acid sequence MPGRVLSGGKDKGLPRAPQGSENAPGCRGGPAALPPGTAAQPSRGGGEATSSAGRGAERSGQRTAGQGRAGPGSGSGSATAAASRPGEPPGPAFRARPRVPSPAPRSVRGAQRGRRKSAGGGGPSGRSHGAAGAVVRPRPPPGPCPPPARGGSERPSPCAARPSPGRGREGKGGEGADYSSRRPRGRAALPVPAGQRRQVSAWHRLLPRACGSSSSPAWPQARPAAAMPFPSSGADDAFDYLFKIILIGDSNVGKTCVVHRFKTGQFNEKQQNTIGVDFTVRSMDIDGKKVKIQVWDTAGQERFRTITQSYYRSAHGAILAYDLTRRSTFESIPHWIHEIEKEQIGFSGQAPSAV is encoded by the exons ATGCCCGGCCGGGTGCTGTCCGGGGGGAAGGACAAGGGGCTGCCCCGAGCACCGCAAGGCTCCGAGAACGCTCCGGGCTGCCGGGGAGGCCCGGCCGCTCTCCCGCCCGGCAccgcagcccagcccagccgagGAGGGGGCGAGGCCACGTCCTCGGCGGGGcggggagcggagcggagcgggcaGCGcacggcagggcagggcagggcagggcccggctccggctccggctccgccaccgccgccgccTCACGCCCCGGGGAGCCGCCCGGCCCCGCGTTCCGTGCCCGGCCCCGCGTTCCGAGCCCGGCCCCGCGTTCCGTGCGCGGCGCCCAGCGCGGCCGGAGGAAGtcggcgggcgggggcggccctTCCGGGCGGTCCCACGGAGCGGCGGGAGCTGTAGTccggccgcggccgccgccggggccCTGCCCGCCCCCTGCGCGGGGCGGGAGCgagcggcccagcccctgcgCGGCCCGGCCGAGCCCGGGgcggggaagggaaggaaagggaggggagggggcggaCTACAGCTCCCGCCGGCCCCGCGGCAGGGCGGCGCTACCTGTCCCGGCAGGGCAGCGCCGGCAGGTGAGCGCCTGGCACCGGCTCCTTCCTCGGGCCTgcggctcctcctcctcccccgccTGGCCGCAGGCCCGCCCGGCAGCCGCGATGCCGTTCCCCAGCTCCGGCGCGGACGATGCCTTCGACTACCTCTTCAAGATCATCCTGATCGGCGACTCCAACGTGGGGAAGACGTGCGTGGTGCACCGCTTCAAGACGGGGCAGTTCAACGAGAAGCAGCAGAACACCATCGGCGTCGACTTCACCGTGCGCTCCATGGACATCGACGGCAAGAAAGTAAAG ATCCAAGTGTGGGACACAGCCGGTCAAGAGCGCTTCCGGACAATAACCCAGTCTTATTACAGGAGTGCCCATGGGGCCATCCTTGCCTATGACCTTACTAGGAGGTCCACATTTGAATCCATTCCTCACTGGATTCATGAAATTGAAAA GGAACAAATCGGATTCTCTGGACAAGCGCCAAGTGCTGTTTGA